A region from the Bubalus kerabau isolate K-KA32 ecotype Philippines breed swamp buffalo chromosome 23, PCC_UOA_SB_1v2, whole genome shotgun sequence genome encodes:
- the FZD9 gene encoding frizzled-9, with translation MAVPPLRRALLLWQLLAAGGAALEIGRFDPERGRGPAPCQVVEIPMCRGIGYNLTRMPNLLGHTSQGEAAAELAEFAPLVQYGCHSHLRFFLCSLYAPMCTDQVSTPIPACRPMCEQARLRCAPIMEQFNFGWPDSLDCARLPTRNDPHALCMEAPENATAGPTEPHKGLGMLPVAPRPARPAEDALQGAGGTCENPEKFQYVEKSRSCAPRCGPGVEVFWSRRDKDFALVWMAVWSALCFFSTAFTVLTFLLEPHRFQYPERPIIFLSMCYNVYSLAFLIRAVAGAQSVACDQEAGALYVIQEGLENTGCTLVFLLLYYFGMASSLWWVVLTLTWFLAAGKKWGHEAIEAHGSYFHMAAWGLPALKTIVILTLRKVAGDELTGLCYVANMDAAALTGFVLVPLSCYLVLGTSFLLTGFVALFHIRKIMKTGGTNTEKLEKLMVKIGVFSILYTVPATCVIVCYVYERLNMDFWRLQATEQACSAATTPGGRRDCSLQGGSVPTVAVFMLKIFMSLVVGITSGVWVWSSKTFQTWQSLCHRKMAAGRARAKACRAPGGYGRGTHGHYKAPTVVLHMTKTDPSLENPTHL, from the coding sequence ATGGCCGTGCCGCCGCTCCGCCGAGCGCTGCTGCTGTGGCAGCTTTTGGCTGCGGGCGGCGCGGCGCTGGAGATCGGCCGCTTCGACCCGGAGCGCGGGCGCGGGCCGGCGCCGTGCCAGGTGGTGGAGATCCCCATGTGCCGCGGCATCGGCTACAACCTGACCCGTATGCCCAACCTGCTGGGCCACACGTCGCAGGGCGAGGCGGCCGCCGAGCTGGCCGAGTTCGCGCCGCTCGTGCAGTACGGCTGTCACAGCCACCTGCGCTTCTTCCTGTGCTCGCTCTACGCACCCATGTGCACCGACCAGGTCTCGACGCCCATCCCCGCCTGCCGGCCCATGTGCGAGCAGGCGCGCCTGCGCTGCGCGCCCATCATGGAGCAGTTCAACTTCGGCTGGCCGGACTCGCTGGACTGCGCCCGGCTGCCCACGCGCAACGACCCGCATGCGCTCTGCATGGAGGCGCCCGAGAACGCCACGGCTGGCCCCACCGAGCCCCACAAGGGCCTGGGCATGCTGCCCGTGGCGCCGCGGCCCGCGCGGCCCGCCGAGGACGCCCTCCAGGGCGCCGGCGGCACCTGCGAGAACCCGGAGAAGTTCCAGTACGTAGAGAAGAGCCGCTCGTGCGCGCCGCGCTGCGGGCCAGGCGTCGAGGTGTTCTGGTCGCGGCGCGACAAGGACTTCGCGCTCGTCTGGATGGCCGTGTGGTCGGCGCTGTGCTTCTTCTCCACCGCCTTCACCGTGCTCACCTTCCTGCTGGAGCCGCACCGCTTCCAGTACCCGGAGCGTCCCATCATCTTCCTCTCCATGTGCTACAACGTCTACTCGCTGGCCTTCCTCATCCGGGCCGTGGCCGGGGCCCAGAGCGTGGCCTGCGACCAGGAGGCGGGTGCGCTTTACGTGATCCAGGAGGGCCTGGAGAACACGGGCTGCACCCTCGTCTTCCTGCTGCTCTACTACTTCGGCATGGCCAGCTCGCTCTGGTGGGTGGTGCTGACCCTCACCTGGTTCCTGGCCGCCGGCAAGAAATGGGGCCACGAGGCCATCGAGGCCCACGGCAGCTACTTCCACATGGCAGCCTGGGGCCTGCCAGCCCTCAAGACCATTGTTATCCTGACGCTGCGCAAGGTGGCGGGGGATGAGCTGACCGGGCTCTGTTATGTGGCCAATATGGACGCGGCGGCGCTCACCGGTTTCGTGCTGGTGCCCCTCTCCTGCTACCTGGTGCTGGGCACGAGCTTCCTCCTGACAGGCTTCGTGGCCCTCTTCCACATCCGCAAGATCATGAAGACCGGGGGTACCAACACAGAGAAGCTGGAGAAGCTCATGGTCAAGATTGGGGTCTTCTCCATCCTTTACACCGTGCCTGCCACCTGTGTCATTGTGTGCTACGTCTACGAACGCCTCAACATGGACTTCTGGCGCCTGCAGGCCACGGAACAGGCCTGCTCGGCGGCCACCACGCCCGGCGGCCGGAGGGACTGCTCGCTGCAAGGGGGCTCGGTGCCCACCGTGGCTGtttttatgctcaaaatcttcatGTCGTTGGTGGTGGGCATCACCAGCGGCGTCTGGGTGTGGAGCTCCAAGACTTTCCAGACCTGGCAGAGCCTGTGCCACCGCAAGATGGCAGCTGGCCGGGCCCGGGCAAAGGCCTGCCGGGCCCCCGGGGGCTATGGCCGGGGCACCCACGGCCACTATAAGGCCCCCACTGTGGTCTTGCACATGACTAAGACAGAtccttctctggagaaccctacaCACCTCTAG